ttgatccgctctTAAAAGggtagatatatttttttattttaaatttaatttttatatttgttttttctttctgattatatttgtatttttgtaattatatttgtgtataaatttagatcaaaatatattgtaatttaaaaattgatccggtatatgCACGATTAAAGTTGAATTGCGGGTCGAATTCGCCCTGCTGATCTGCCAACCTGCGGATTttcaactttgttttggttaaaaatatgacccgcacaacctgcaaacaaataatattaaacatgCATCCGCTtcgcttaattttgtggttatctgtgggttatatacatatttaaaaatcattatttaatttaattactataaaattatatttataataaaaaatttatacatgacttaaattttaaattattatttttaaattcttgtatttaaaaaaagtatttactttttaatttttattttttaaataatttgcgggtcgacgggtagctgcgatccaaaatccaccaactCATACTAAGCCCGCATAAAAAAACTCATAACCGCAtccgcaaatcaattttttaaatagttggacgaaaaataattagttagtggaaggattcaacaatttttttaagtaaatTTTTTGGTAGTGATTTCcgtttaatagtatagatgagatataatgttgttttaaattaattccaCACCATCATTcgatacaaaaaaattatataaacattagtAATAAAAACAGTGGTTTATACAAATCTTTCTTACgcacatatttaaaatgttagaagTCAACGGTTTAGATTATAGTAACATTTAAAGTCAATAACAGTAATATGCTTTATTTAAATGAAGGAGAATCTTATTAAGATACTATAAAATAAGTTAGTTACAAGATTTTGTTATATGTAATAGGTTGgactaaaaaaagaaagagtccAAAACAACTTGTATAAATCGACTTTTCAATATTGttttccttttaatagtatagatttttttaaatgtccACGTGaagcatattttttttaattactggTAAAAGAGTACTAGTAATTAACCAGGTTGTTGATCAGGTCAGGTGCTCACTTAAACTTATTTTTCACTGTTATTAGTAACTTTGTTTAAATTTCTTGATAAGGTTACCTCGAGATTGCAAATCACAAAGTCCTTTCTCAAACACTAAAAGAGTACTAGTTACTTTAGTTGTGGACAACAACCGAAGCTTGTTGGTGGAGGATTGGGTTATAATTAGATGGGATTATTTAGAGTTTGCAAAGCAAAACTAATTCAAGGTCATTAATTGATGAATTCAGTTGAAAAGATGGCATACAATTTGGGGCACTTTGTCTAATAGGACCACTATTGGTGCTAGCCTAATTAACTaggacttattcttgggttcacccctagagtgaatcTAGAGGTTcatccaaccaataggaatcactaatttcacaattgatattttctaaataaggaaacaaaatattatcaagttatattatgtttttaaaataaaaatgttaaaaataaataaaatagtaatatatgcaaaaaaaataaaaatattttaaatccgtcatcaaaacactaagcctaaactctaaaatttaaattaaaaacattaaacatgaaatcttaaaaataccaaatccttaatcctaaaaaaaagtttaggatttacccaaaggtttaggatttagagtttagaatttagggtttaatatttcgATGACGGcgttaaaatatatgattttttttgcatatactagagtttaggatttagagtttaagattatccaagggtttagcatatacccaaaggtttaaggtatatccaagggtttagggtatatccaagggtttagggtttatgatttagggttcagggtttattttattctttgaaaattttgaaatatattttttttaattactttttgtaactactattatttatatttgttttcattttatttattttaaaacataaaataatttgacaatattttgtttccttatttaaaagatatcaattgtgaaataagtgatttctattggttgggtgaacctctatGTTCACTCtaagggtgaacccaagaataactcattAACTAGACAATGGTTAATGCTTAGTTAATAGTATTAGGTAAACATgtttattaaatgtaatattaagAATATTTGCACTTAATGCCTacaaattttatcatatttacacTCTCTACCTTATTTTCCCCTAAGTTTTTTCCTTCCTTCATCACTTTTTCTCCGCAATATTTAAGTATTTCCCTAATTATTACATTATTCGTATGTTATCAGCTAATTCACCCATATATTAAAGCGTGGtccattatattatatattaaaatgtatagATGAAATGATTTTCGCTGATTTGCTTCTCTGACAGACAATCATAACATTCATCCCTCCTATGTTTTTCAAATGTTTTCTCTTAGAGAATTGTTTTATCAACagttttatttcttctttatttattcATGCCTTATAAAATTagagttttatattgaaaataaagtaGACTTTGTTcatattatctttttataaaagtaTACTTTATTCATATTGTTTTACATTTGCCATGTAATTTCTAGCCTTAAGCTGAAAAATATCGTTAGTTGGCAAGCATATACACAGACAAGCATATACACAGACCATCTTCCTTGAGGTTTAAATTAGTTTTACAATTCTTCACGGTGGACTTGCtcttttctaaatttaaatattgattactttgttatttatattgacCATTTACaccttttttgttaaaatgCTGTAAAGTATGTTCTATCTTCACACACACAGAAGCATTTCTATTACTGAtctttaaaatccaaaaacaagTTTAAGAGAATTTAAGATATGCAATCATCGTGCAAGAATGTCGTATTATTATTTACCTTAATGAATGATAATTTAAGACATGTAACACTATATCGTTGAAATGATTTGTTAAATCGATTACGATATATCGCTGAAACCTGTCATTGAATATAAGCTAGTCACTGCTTAACTTTAGCCACCATCGCTAACAACTGCAGAACAAACAGGCATGTAGACATTTTTGTTGATGATAGCATGTGAACATCCATTGTTTTGCTATCTTTTATTTCTTGTCAAAAACCATCTTATTTCTTCGCCGCTGTCTAGATAAGTTACcaactgtttttttctttttcccaaAGTACCAACTCATCTTaatttttagcaaaaataaCTTATCttaattcttcatcattctAATAGCCAAAGCCTGAAGCTCACCTAAATCACTATTACAATAACTCACGGATCTCTTTTTGTTAGGATATCCTTCCTGAAACCCTAAGTCACCCTTACCGTATACGCCACCTCCGGTTTGGTGAGTCTCTCGTACGTTAGCTGTAGTTGCGACGTCACTGCTTGTGTTGCTGAAAGATTCTTCTAGCGAGCTCTGTGGCGAGACCGGATTATTAGGGTTTATGTGACCGCAGTAAGTATGATGGTGATGGTTATATGGTGTGGAGTATGCACTATCAATCAGTGAGTCACTAGTTTGTTGCCACATCTCAAATAGGTGAGTACCTTCTGCGGCTGACGTCTGGTGGCCGGCGATATGTGCCTTCATTTGCATGACTTGTGCTTGCAAGTAAGCTACCTATGTATAATAAACCAATCAAACGCTAATTGTTAGACAAGATTGATTCAATTCTACTTAAATCTTGAAAattcacacacacatatatgtagaagaattaataaaatctcATTCTTCATGGATATATATACTTCTAATACATAATCTATTTCATTTCATTAAAGTTATTGTTTTTGTGCCAACAAAAGAAAGGTAAGATATTGGCTTGCATCTTTATGCAAATTTCAATGGCATTtctaaacatatttatttgtagttacatatatatagtggTTGATTTTCCAAGAGTAATAAACAATATGCTTATTTGTtgctttttaatattaaaaaggtTAAAGCAATTAAACTCCGTTcaatctttttttaataaaagaattgAGCGAGTTTATATTTCAAAGAAATACGTTAAACATTTATCTTTCTGAGACAGAAATAGATAATTTTGTTTACTCTAGATTTGGAGAATCGAAAATGCCAAATGCATGAAAGAAAAGAGTCATGACATGAATTTATTGGAAAACAGCATACTAGTAGTAGTTGCCGTAACGTTTTTCCTATAAACTAAAGAAATATAGTCTCAAATGGTCAAGAAATTTATATAGTATTAAGAAAACTAGTGTGAAAAAAAACGTTTTGATTGGGAAATTAGTTGATACTGATTCCTCAATATTTTATTGGAAATCTAACTCTATGCACACAATCGCCTACCAATCGACGACCATAAAAATCCAGTGACTAAAAAAATTTGATGGATTACTAGTGACTGCTCAGTTAATCTACCTGTTGTTGGAGGGAGAAAATATGAGAGACACAGCCATACACAGGATCATGAAGACGAGCTTGAGCTTCGTAGGCGATGGTGACAACAGCTTCACATCGATCATGGATTGGGACATTAAGCAAGAGCTTAGAGACGTTGCTGGCTCCAAACACCTTGTGAATAGCTGCGAATCTTGCTGCTCCTTGCTCCGATGAGAAGTaagcactacaagaaaaattgTCTGTTGCAAGGGAAAAACGCATTGCAATTCCGTTGCAAATCGCCGATTGCAAGATATTTGCAAGCGAACTGATTCCCTCGCAAATCCTTAGTCGCAAATTAAAATCGCTTGCAAAAcgctcgcaaatttgcaacggaaagtatttcctcgcaaatttgcaacggaaaatctttcctcgcaaatttgcaacggaaacatttttcgttgcaaatttgcgataGAAATgatttcctcgcaaatttgcaattgaatattccgttgcaaatttgctaAGGACTTTTTTCTACAATAAATCTATTATAGATATTCTACAATAAAtcgaaaataattataattagaaataaattaataaaaattacacaGATGTtctttataactaaaaatataataattttatttataatttcaaattggtttacaaataaaaaattaataaatcctGGTTTACAGAAATAAACCGAAGCTTCAACTTCCATGCCTCCTCCACCACAGTTTCCGAAGCTTCACCGTGCCAGAGATGGGTCACGCCTCCTCCGCCGTCACGCTTCTTCTGCTTCCTCACTGTTGCATCTTCAACCCGGCTCTGCTCACGAGTCACGAGCCACCACCTATCTTACCTCTTCCTCCTTCAATCTcctatcttcttcttgttcacaGATCttcatctgaaaaaaaaactgatagaaaataaaataaaaagagtaatTGTGAGTAGAGGAGAACGAGAAGGTGAAGAtcgagatgatgatgatggtgttTGAGAAATATTTCATTCAGAGAGTTATACTGAAAAAAGAGATTTAGTTTACGCAGTGTTGAGAGGAAGAAGgagataaaagaaagaaaaaagtggTTTTTAACTTTTGTGCATTTGTGTCCGTTAGATTAAGTTTTATCAATGGTTGTGGTTACACAGTTACTGATCCTCGCCCTTCAACGTGATTGGCCacattatgtttatatttacCTAATTCCGTTGCAAgtttcttgcaaatttgcaacggaattgcAAGAAATCCCTTGCAAATCTATTGCAAATCTATAAGACAAAATATTTTAGGGTTTcgtttatagattttttaaaaactttttggtGGATTAGtatgtatttaatatatttagggttttaaaaaaaaaaattagggtttcaaTATTAATTACTAGTAATATTAGTTTAAGTGTCGGGAATAGAAATCATAGTTATAGTtgattaaattttcaaaacatatatatagatgCTAAGTAGTATGTAATATTAGTTTAGATATCGGGAATGAAAATCATAACCATAATTGaataaattttcagaaaatatgtcGATTTACAGTTTAAACATTAAATGTTTCAATAAAATGTGTTCTTTGACATGAAAATCATTGATGAAACCCCAAACCTTTCAAATGTCTGAAACAATGGATTTGCAAAGAAATTGCGAGCGACCCTCgcaaatcccttgcaaatttgcgaggggCTCttttttcctcgcaaatttgcaagggatttgTGACGGATTTGTGATGGATCCAttgcaattcccttgcaaatttgcaagcgTTTAGattctctcgcaaatttgcaacggaattgcAAGAAATCCGTTGCAAATCTATTGCAAATCCATAAGACAAATTATTTTAGGGGTtcgtttatagatttttttaaaagaattttggttgattaatatgtattttatatattttgggtttttaaaaaataatttagggTTTCAATATTTATTACTAGTAATATTAGTTTAAGTGTCAGGAATAGAAATCATAGTTATAGTtgattaaattttcaaaacatatacaTAGATGTTAAGTAGTatgtaatattagtttaaatatCGGGAATGAAAATCATAACCATAATTGAAtaatttttcagaaaatatgtcGATTTACAATTTAAACATTAAATGTTTCAACAAGATGTATTCTTTGACACCAAAATCATTAATGAAACCCCAAACCTTTCAAATGTATGAACCAATGGATTTGCAAAGAAATTGCAAGCGACCCTCgcaaatcccttgcaaatttgcgagggattctattttcctcgcaaatttgcaagggatttgTGACGGATCCAttgcaattcccttgcaaatttgcgagcgTTTACattctctcgcaaatttgcaagagaattgCGATGGATCCCTTGCAAATTCCTTGCAAATTCATAAGTCAATCATTTTAGGGTTTCATTTGAGGTTTTGTTATATTTCGTGTggactaaatttttttttaatgaaaatagtaattaaagtgaaaatttgtttcaatttcttagaaattttatttgaCGTGTATTGTATAAATTATAGAGTTTTGATGTTTAGTACTTCGtaatattag
This genomic stretch from Raphanus sativus cultivar WK10039 chromosome 3, ASM80110v3, whole genome shotgun sequence harbors:
- the LOC130510001 gene encoding LOB domain-containing protein 16-like, which translates into the protein MRFSLATDNFSCSAYFSSEQGAARFAAIHKVFGASNVSKLLLNVPIHDRCEAVVTIAYEAQARLHDPVYGCVSHIFSLQQQVAYLQAQVMQMKAHIAGHQTSAAEGTHLFEMWQQTSDSLIDSAYSTPYNHHHHTYCGHINPNNPVSPQSSLEESFSNTSSDVATTANVRETHQTGGGVYGKGDLGFQEGYPNKKRSVSYCNSDLGELQALAIRMMKN